From Magnolia sinica isolate HGM2019 chromosome 13, MsV1, whole genome shotgun sequence, one genomic window encodes:
- the LOC131222807 gene encoding protein HEADING DATE 3B, whose amino-acid sequence MKGGKDEDKVMGPLFPRLHVNDTEKGGPRAPPRNKMALYEQLSIPSQRFNSSASTLPLPPHNTSTMVPSASSSQGGGHERSVFSSFYMPSPTPARSTEKVQSLPSDGVNMNTTMEFERESSKNTGYKHHSPNAKCSSFHPHDFSSSKNTCRKKFGDEDDFRVPTYVHTETVPSSDKDLNGGDKERPTPIPMYPGQSPLTATNSSQKNMKKVTPNLSVQLQNICDKPLKRTNTTDLKSRQRERNQSEERPKDSVTITDSTEKSSSHPSFGEKILVQECPSSSVNVFDTTHNGNTNLYHKASAKVLLENNIHHNGVLVEPRCTTNNGITEKGNVPRVRSVLGSRTSISNIHRSLNEAENHSDRSEGNTRWPLQVDDADRTDDVSETSMVDSMSGLDISPDDVVGMIGQRQFWKARKAIVNQQRVFSVQVFELHRLIKVQKLIASSPHLLLEENAYLGRPPPKVPAKKLPSEYILKPQPHTTKLKDDSQKPNQNTEYPTENTVGKPPPFDNSVSKGFVSQIPTYGPYAGNPPMAPVAADGRSNPWCFHPHGNQWLVPVMSPSEGLVYKPYMGPCPPTAGFMAPVYGSYGPLTLPPVPAYGVPASHQQPGVGAGAPAIAQSYFPSPYGPPVMNPIIPTSAVEQANLSGGSCPHAQVEQVSTAEVNFNMHSRSSCNMLNPGNMSNQRSEAFSCSVRKFQTSKDSELQGSTASSPCERAHRGVSHVAEGHDALHLFPMAPAIEDSNQTPQAHSSDQQTRVIKVVPHNPRSATESAARIFQSIQEERKQYDSL is encoded by the exons ATGAAAGGGGGAAAAGATGAAGATAAGGTGATGGGGCCCTTGTTTCCGAGGCTTCATGTGAATGATACGGAGAAAGGGGGGCCAAGGGCGCCTCCAAGGAACAAGATGGCTCTCTATGAGCAGCTCAGCATCCCTtctcaaaggttcaattcttcagCATCGACGTTGCCTCTTCCGCCCCACAATACTAGCACCATGGTACCTTCAGCATCATCAAGTCAG GGGGGTGGCCATGAAAGGAGTGTGTTCTCTTCGTTTTACATGCCTTCTCCGACACCGGCCCGTTCCACGGAGAAGGTTCAGTCTCTTCCTTCTGATGGGGTGAATATGAATACCACAATGGAGTTTGAAAGGGAATCTTCAAAAAACACAGGTTATAAACATCACTCACCAAACGCTAAATGCAGCTCTTTCCATCCACATGACTTTTCCAGCTCAAAGAATACTTGTCGGAAGAAATTTGGTGATGAGGATGATTTTCGGGTTCCTACCTATGTTCATACAGAGACCGTGCCATCTTCTGACAAGGATCTGAATGGAGGAGATAAAGAACGACCAACTCCCATCCCGATGTATCCAGGCCAGTCACCACTTACAGCTACAAATAGTTCACAGAAGAACATGAAAAAAGTTACTCCCAATTTGTCAGTCCAGCTTCAAAACATATGTGATAAGCCCTTGAAACGTACCAACACCACAGATCTAAAGTCACGACAACGTGAGAGAAATCAGAGCGAAGAAAGGCCGAAAGACAGTGTAACAATTACAGACTCTACAGAGAAGTCCTCATCCCACCCATCATTCGGAGAAAAGATTCTGGTTCAAGAATGCCCAAGTTCTTCAGTGAATGTCTTTGATACCACACATAATGGAAATACAAATTTATATCACAAAGCTAGTGCCAAGGTGCTGCTGGAGAACAATATCCATCATAACGGTGTTTTAGTTGAGCCAAGGTGCACGACTAACAACGGGATTACAGAAAAGGGAAATGTTCCTAGGGTGAGAAGTGTTTTGGGTTCCAGAACATCGATCAGCAATATTCATAGAAGTCTTAATGAGGCTGAAAACCACAGCGACAGAAGTGAAGGCAACACACGTTGGCCATTGCAAGTGGACGATGCGGACAGAACTGATGATGTCTCTGAGACCTCCATGGTAGATTCCATGTCAGGCTTGGACATATCTCCTGATGATGTTGTTGGAATGATAGGCCAGAGGCAATTCTGGAAAGCAAGAAAAGCAATTGTCAA CCAACAGAGGGTTTTTTCAGTGCAAGTATTCGAGTTGCATAGATTGATCAAG GTTCAGAAATTGATTGCCAGCTCACCTCATCTGTTGCTTGAAGAAAATGCTTATCTAGGCAGGCCTCCTCCAAAGGTACCTGCCAAGAAGCTCCCTTCAGAGTACATTCTAAAACCTCAACCGCATACTACTAAACTGAAAGATGACTCCCAAAAGCCAAACCAGAACACCGAGTACCCAACTGAAAATACAGTCGGGAAGCCCCCTCCTTTTGACAATAGTGTCAGCAAAGGATTCGTCAGTCAAATTCCAACATACGGACCTTATGCTGGAAATCCACCAATGGCACCTGTGGCAGCTGACGGCAGATCAAATCCCTGGTGTTTTCACCCGCATGGGAATCAATGGCTGGTTCCTGTAATGTCCCCATCAGAAGGTCTGGTCTACAAGCCGTATATGGGTCCATGTCCCCCAACTGCTGGTTTCATGGCGCCTGTTTATGGAAGCTATGGTCCTCTGACTCTACCGCCAGTCCCAGCTTATGGGGTCCCAGCTTCTCACCAACAACCAGGGGTTGGCGCTGGTGCTCCTGCAATTGCTCAGAGCTACTTCCCTTCTCCTTATGGCCCACCGGTCATGAACCCAATTATCCCCACCTCAGCTGTCGAACAGGCAAACCTATCAGGTGGGTCCTGCCCACACGCCCAAGTCGAGCAAGTATCAACTGCAGAGGTTAACTTCAACATGCACTCTCGGAGCTCGTGTAACATGCTGAACCCAGGTAACATGTCAAACCAGAGGAGCGAAGCTTTCTCGTGTAGTGTCCGCAAGTTTCAGACATCAAAAGATAGTGAATTGCAAGGGAGTACAGCAAGTAGTCCATGCGAGAGGGCACACAGAGGTGTGAGTCATGTTGCGGAAGGACATGACGCATTGCATCTTTTCCCTATGGCTCCAGCCATTGAAGATTCGAACCAAACCCCACAGGCTCACAGTAGTGACCAGCAGACCCGTGTGATCAAGGTTGTGCCACACAATCCAAGGTCCGCAACTGAGTCAGCAGCACGGATTTTCCAGTCTATACAGGAAGAACGGAAACAGTATGACTCATTGTAA